The window CTTTTCTCTGTCACTTTTAATGGCCAGTGGGAAAAGGTAGAGCTTGTTCTCTACGGAGACGTTTTGCAAGCAGATCTGGAAGTGTTTAAGctttaaaacatgaaaaagggATTTTCACACATGCATTCTTTTCCCAGTTCTTTTAGGATGTGGTGGAATCTATACTCTGCCTCATGTTGCACCAAACTCAGGGCATCTTTGCCTCTCTGGCCATTTTCTAACTCCCCATATTGTTCGACATTCACATGaacacatcaaaaacatgaaaggaCTTCACTTTCTTCTCTGGCTCTCTTTAACTGCGATGAGCTAATGCCGGGTACGCTGTGACCTTATAAAACATAATAAACAGCACCGCCATCTAATAACAAGTCGgtctttttccatttctcctccatttaaattctgtttggatgaaaaagaaactgaaaatgtttgaaaaggtGGGCCGTGAAGGGCCGTCAGATAAGACAGGTATATTTGTACAGTTGGAGGAAACCACGACTAATGCATATTATGATGGATTCCCTGGTTGTCAGCGTCTTTTGCTTCTTTTGCTTAAGCACCGGTCTGTCCATGTGGTGCATTCAAGGACTCACTGTAAACACCTACGCTCACCTAAGAAAGAACAAGACAGTAAAAAACGTGGGGTCAGACCTGAGGGGAAGTCGTATTGCGGCTGCAGAACGATAACATTGTTCTAGGTTTTCTTCTGTGCACAACATGGTAAATGTTAGTCTTTATCACACTGAGACATCAAGACATTTCTGATAGACTGGAGGGCTCCCAACTCTTTTCTGTCggttaaaataaacacacttgAATATGAACCACAACTTTCAACACAGTCTTTGGCTTTTGTCGTAAGTGGGAAAGCAAAAcaagtgttttaaaaaataaatttagcACTTCAGTGTTTAAAAAATACACCTAAAAATCAAGTGGGCCGAATTGTTCTATCTGGGATTTTCATCTCGTCTGTATTTCTAATACGTGGAGTTTGGTTGGACCTTCCCAGATCAGAGAGGTGTTTCATTACACAGCCCCACATTTTATATTGTTCAAAGCCAATTTCTGCATCTGAGGGTCGTCAAGAGTCTCGACAGGAACAAAAGTGATGTAACACACGGACCCCCGAGGTGCCAGGGAGCACATCTGTCCTGACTGTTTATTATATACTCAACAAGCCTGAGAGGGGCCATATGCTCAGGATGAGTTGGGCCTGGCTGCGATCCTGTGAACCTGTTAAAATCTTTTGTCTTTCTAAAGAAATGAATCATGGTCCGCTGAGTGTACGACCATTTTCTCCGGAAATCTCAACCAGACACGTTAGTTCATTTGCAAAAAATGCTGTCTCCTGATCCCAGGATTGGGTGAACTATGCGGCAAACCAAATCTTTGCTCAGTTTTCCAAGACCTAAACACATTTACcagttacaaaaataaaattaaaacctACTTGATCAGCTATTTCATTTAAGGACTTGCTTATATTGAGGATGCAGCTCGACATCTAATAGGTTTGGCTGCTATTATTGTGCACATGGCCAAATAAAATTGATTTTGAATCAGGTGAGCCTTATTTACTATATGCGAaatgcacgcgcgcgcacacacacacacacacacacacacacacacacacacacacactagtccATATTAACCCCACACTCGAGTCTGAACTGATATCGGTGGCGGTTTGGGTCAGTTCCATCGCGTTACCTATTGTTAGGTAAACTGAATCTGTGGCGCCACCCTGTGGTTATATTGAATATTACGTCAGTCAATTCACTGCATACAGAGACCACGCGAAAAATATCGTGTACAATATAAAAATGAAACGCATCActtgtacatacatacatttattttatataaaagaaaagaagggtTGTAATATTAACAGTTATACACACAGAGCTGTCACTGAAAAACAACAGTGTCCAGCATGGCAGCTAGGCACTGAACAATGTTGGACGTCATTAGGACATCGACATGCTCCTCCAAGTGCCTCTTGGGATCCTGCAAGCACAAAAAAATGCAGATGACACAGGAGGAACACTCCAGTTCCAAATTTGTAATCAACTTCAGAGAAAGATTATTTGTCAGCATATCTAACCAAATTATACTCATGCAATAACGCTACAATATCTGACTGGTGCCAGTACCAGTACTGGTGCACCCTCCCAGTTTCCAGTACTGGTACATTAATGCATAAAACCTCACCTGTTTGCCAACGTTCTTGATTGCGAGCTGCTCGGGGGTCATTTTGTCCTCTTCTTCAACAGCCTGAGTTcaaaatgcaatattttctTAATGCCAATGCTGATTTAATGATGACGAGTAACAAATCATCTGTGTGATCTGTTCACTCGCATGCTGAAAAGGTACTTTTGAAACCCTTTATTTTTATAACTTTCAGAATTTTAACAAATCAATATTTGCTAGATTTTTACAGGACCAATCATGTAAGGTAtctaaaagtctttttttttaatgaatggcGACATAAATCTGTACCTTGTTGTAGTTCTTCGCCAGCTCCAGCATTTCTTTGACAATAGTttcattgagcttgcagtgctCACTGTAGTCCTGCAGGGTGAGGCCTTCCATCCAGCTCTTCTTATGCAGGTTCAACAGCATCTGGAGGGAAATAAAACCATGTGACGATGTTAAGTCTTCTCAATTGAAAGTAAATAAACGAGTGTGCTTTCAGACCTTTTGCTCCAGTTCATTTTTCCTGTAATTGATGGTGATGGAGTAATAATGTCGGTTAAGTCCATGAATCAGCGCCTGAAAGCCAAATGTAAATAATGTGTTTCTCCTCACATCATAATCATGACAAACCTCTGCACCACTTTACAGGGACGCCTGTATTGTGCTAACAGATTAGTCAGAAACAAATCTTACCTGAATTGAAGGCTTGTTCAGATGTCCCAGGTTGGATGTGGTTTGTCTAGGTTCATGCCCCAGCACCATCATGTTGGCATTGATCAACCTGAACGCATCGATAACAACCTGAAAGAGACGGTAGGGCAAAAATCGTTCAGCTGCCTGCCTGGCTAAAGATGAATGGTGGCTCAGTTGATCCTGAATGTATCTAGGGCCTTACAACCATTTCCAGATGAAACTTCTTTACCTTTCCTTTGACGCTCTGAATAGGATCCACCACAACCGCGACGGCACGCTCCGAGAGTGCCTCAAAACTCTGCTGTGTGTTGATGTCCACACCAGACAACCAGCAGCCAAATCCAGGGTGACTGTGGTACCATCCCACCACCATCTCTGGTCTAAACAGCACAATTTATTAAATGTATTGATTTATTAGCAGTGCCTTAATTGTAATAAAAATCTGGTCACAGTATTTTGCTGACAAATGCAGATAACAAAATACAAGTATATTTATACTGCAAAGTAATTATGTTTTCACATTTTACCTGCCAGTCTGCTTTAGCATGTCCAACATTTTGGCCTGAAACACAGGGTCCACTGCTTCCACACTCACCCCCTGTCAGGTAAAAACATTAACAATAGTGGTAAATCTACAGTAAAGGAATTATTTGCAGGTATTTTCCTCCCTTTGAATCACACCAATGCACAAAACTGAACATACCGTTCCTGACTGAGGCATGGCAAACACATCGATAACCCGCACGGTATAGTCATCCACAAATTCTCCCAGCATCAGTCCCATGACTTCCATTGGTACACCCGCACGCCCATGCTTTAACATCTAGTGAAGAGCAAATATACAGTGaactgaggaaaaacagacattttttaaaatcaggttTTGTGGCAACACTGGGTACCTTGAGTAGGGCCAGAGAGGAGATGTAGACCTGCTCTGCTGTGTCTACAGCAGGTGCATCTGTTGGGGGCCCCTGCAAAGCAAAACATACATTTCCAAATGCCTCGCTATCAGCCAACCATTATTTTGAAGTGTAATGTATACGATTTGG is drawn from Takifugu flavidus isolate HTHZ2018 chromosome 2, ASM371156v2, whole genome shotgun sequence and contains these coding sequences:
- the psmd14 gene encoding 26S proteasome non-ATPase regulatory subunit 14, translating into MDRLLRLGGGMPGLGQGPPTDAPAVDTAEQVYISSLALLKMLKHGRAGVPMEVMGLMLGEFVDDYTVRVIDVFAMPQSGTGVSVEAVDPVFQAKMLDMLKQTGRPEMVVGWYHSHPGFGCWLSGVDINTQQSFEALSERAVAVVVDPIQSVKGKVVIDAFRLINANMMVLGHEPRQTTSNLGHLNKPSIQALIHGLNRHYYSITINYRKNELEQKMLLNLHKKSWMEGLTLQDYSEHCKLNETIVKEMLELAKNYNKAVEEEDKMTPEQLAIKNVGKQDPKRHLEEHVDVLMTSNIVQCLAAMLDTVVFQ